One region of Budorcas taxicolor isolate Tak-1 chromosome 3, Takin1.1, whole genome shotgun sequence genomic DNA includes:
- the GADD45A gene encoding growth arrest and DNA damage-inducible protein GADD45 alpha yields the protein MTLEEFSAGEQKTERMDKVGDALEEVLSKALSQRTITVGVYEAAKLLNVDPDNVVLCLLAADEDDDRDVALQIHFTLIQAFCCENDIDILRVSNPGRLAELLLLETDAGPAASEGAEQPPDLHCVLVTNPHSSQWKDPALSQLICFCRESRYMDQWVPVINLPER from the exons ATGACTTTGGAGGAATTCTCGGCTGGAGAGCAAAAAACCGAAAG GATGGATAAGGTGGGGGATGCCCTCGAGGAAGTGCTCAGCAAAGCCCTGAGTCAGCGCACCATCACCGTCGGGGTGTACGAGGCGGCCAAGCTGCTCAACGT CGACCCGGATAACGTGGTGCTGTGCCTGCTGGCGGCGGACGAGGACGACGACAGGGACGTGGCTCTGCAGATCCACTTCACCCTGATCCAGGCATTCTGCTGCGAGAATGATATCGACATCCTGCGTGTCAGCAACCCGGGCCGGCTGGCCGAACTCTTGCTCCTGGAGACCGATGCGGGCCCCGCAGCCAGCGAGGGCGCAGAGCAGCCCCCGGACCTGCACTGCGTGCTGGTGACG AATCCGCATTCATCACAGTGGAAGGATCCTGCCTTAAGTCAACTTATTTGTTTTTGCCGGGAAAGTCGCTACATGGATCAGTGGGTTCCAGTGATTAATCTCCCTGAACGGTGA